From Oryza sativa Japonica Group chromosome 4, ASM3414082v1, one genomic window encodes:
- the LOC4337107 gene encoding transcription factor bHLH112, whose protein sequence is MGDHQMMHAAPAAMYNGGGGTTSSHGVWWSNAVGVPAAATCSTTTELAGYTAWSSALAAGYDGMVADNGGKQAKSTTTASSESPGNNSSVTFQEPASIPDPAAVAAVPQPGLAGFTDWTQPFMNNGAGLHEFLQDGHHDMSASSLMNHSSNNLALQQAGHHHELLSSFGSDLLLSPTSPYGGFQSSLLRSLMEPTAKQQQQQPALAGLQQYHQYQQQMGHAPAAAAKFAQAVGARDSLQFTNDAPFWNPSAGFGMPAAVAVAAAAAQDQASVRSAKRSSPAPPRAAATLALKTAMEGVGDSSSVITKKETAFKKPRLETPSPLPTFKVRKEKLGDRITALQQLVSPFGKTDTASVLHETIEYIKFLHDQVGALSAPYLKNGAHQVPHLKNSSPDKSKHGEISLKGRGLCLVPISSTFAVASEVPVELWTPFGANFIR, encoded by the exons ATGGGGGATCATCAGATGATGCACGCAGCTCCGGCGGCGATGTacaacggcggcggtggtacGACGAGCTCTCATGGCGTGTGGTGGAGCAACGCGGTGGGggtaccggcggcggcgacgtgctcgacgacgacggagcTCGCCGGGTACACCGCCTGGTCGTCGGCTCTGGCCGCTGGATACGATGGCATGGTAGCTGACAACGGCGGCAAGCAGGCGAAGAGCACCACCACGGCGTCGTCGGAGTCGCCCGGCAACAACAGCTCGGTGACCTTCCAAGAGCCGGCGAGCATCCCCgacccggccgccgtcgccgccgtgccgcaGCCGGGGCTCGCCGGCTTCACCGACTGGACCCAGCCTTTCAT GAACAACGGTGCTGGTCTGCATGAGTTTCTGCAAGATGGCCACCATGACATGAGCGCGTCGAGCTTGATGAATCACTCATCAAATAACCTAGCACTGCAGCAAGCAGGTCACCACCACGAGCTGCTGTCCAGCTTCGGCTCAGACCTGCTCTtgtcgccgacgtcgccgtacGGCGGATTCCAGTCCTCGCTGCTGAGGAGCCTCATGGAGCCGACggcgaagcagcagcagcagcagccggcttTGGCTGGACTCCAGCAGTATCATCAGTACCAGCAGCAGATGGGACACGCACCAGCAGCTGCTGCCAAGTTCGCGCAGGCAGTTGGGGCCAGGGATTCACTCCAGTTCACCAACGACGCGCCGTTCTGGAACCCTTCTGCCGGATTCGGCATGCCGGCggctgtggcggtggcggcggcggcggcgcaagatcAAGCTAGCGTTCGCTCTGCCAaacgctcgtcgccggcgccgccgcgtgcggCAGCAACCCTTGCATTAAAG ACTGCTATGGAAGGAGTAGGGGACTCTAGCTCAGTGATCACCAAGAAGGAGACAGCGTTCAAGAAACCGAGACTCGAGACACCGTCGCCATTGCCGACCTTCAAG GTTAGGAAGGAGAAGCTAGGGGACAGGATCACAGCGCTCCAACAACTAGTCTCTCCTTTTGGAAAG ACGGATACCGCATCGGTGCTCCATGAGACCATCGAGTACATCAAGTTCCTGCACGACCAAGTTGGT GCTCTTAGTGCTCCATACTTGAAGAACGGTGCCCATCAAGTGCCCCACTTGAAG AACTCAAGTCCTGACAAGTCCAAGCACGGCGAGATATCACTGAAGGGCCGGGGGCTTTGTCTGGTGCCGATATCGAGCACGTTCGCCGTTGCCAGCGAGGTGCCCGTCGAGCTGTGGACTCCATTTGGTGCCAACTTTATTAGGTAG